The Paracoccus liaowanqingii genome window below encodes:
- a CDS encoding acetyl-CoA C-acetyltransferase: MTKAVIVSAARTPVGSFLGAFANVPAHDLGAAVLAEVVARSGIDPAEIDETILGQVLTAAQGQNPARQAHIKAGLPQESSAWGINQVCGSGLRAVALAAQQVILGDARVVLAGGQESMSLSAHAAYLRSGQKMGDMQFIDTMIRDGLWDAFNNYHMGQTAENVANKWSIDRDQQDEFALASQNKAEAAQVAGRFDDEIVGYTVKTRKGDTVVDKDEYIRHGATIEAMQKLRPAFAKEGSVTAANASGLNDGAAAVMVMTEDEAARRGLTPLARIASYSTAGLDPAIMGTGPIPASRKALEKAGWSVGDLELIEANEAFAAQACAVNKEMGWDSSIVNVNGGAIAIGHPIGASGARVLNTLLFEMKRRDAKKGLATLCIGGGMGVAMCLER; the protein is encoded by the coding sequence ATGACCAAAGCCGTTATCGTTTCCGCCGCCCGAACCCCGGTCGGAAGTTTCCTGGGGGCGTTCGCGAATGTGCCCGCCCATGATCTGGGGGCTGCGGTCCTTGCCGAGGTCGTCGCACGGTCGGGCATCGACCCGGCCGAGATCGACGAGACGATCCTGGGTCAGGTCCTGACCGCCGCCCAGGGGCAGAACCCCGCGCGCCAGGCGCATATCAAGGCGGGCCTGCCGCAGGAATCCTCGGCCTGGGGGATCAACCAGGTCTGCGGATCGGGCCTGCGCGCGGTCGCGCTGGCGGCGCAGCAGGTGATCCTGGGCGATGCCCGCGTCGTGCTGGCGGGCGGGCAGGAAAGCATGTCGCTGTCGGCCCATGCGGCCTATCTGCGCAGCGGCCAGAAGATGGGCGACATGCAGTTCATCGACACGATGATCCGCGACGGGCTGTGGGACGCGTTCAACAACTACCACATGGGCCAGACGGCCGAGAACGTCGCCAACAAGTGGTCCATCGACCGCGACCAGCAGGACGAATTCGCGCTGGCCTCGCAGAACAAGGCCGAGGCGGCGCAGGTCGCCGGACGCTTCGACGACGAGATCGTGGGCTACACCGTCAAGACCCGCAAGGGCGACACAGTCGTGGACAAGGACGAATACATCCGCCACGGCGCCACGATCGAGGCCATGCAGAAGCTGCGCCCGGCCTTCGCCAAGGAGGGGTCCGTGACGGCGGCGAATGCCTCGGGCCTGAACGACGGCGCGGCGGCGGTGATGGTGATGACCGAGGACGAGGCCGCGCGCCGCGGGCTGACGCCCCTGGCCCGCATCGCCAGCTATTCGACCGCCGGCCTGGATCCGGCGATCATGGGCACCGGCCCCATCCCCGCCAGCCGCAAGGCGCTGGAGAAGGCCGGCTGGTCGGTGGGCGATCTGGAGCTGATCGAGGCGAACGAGGCCTTCGCCGCCCAGGCCTGCGCCGTCAACAAGGAGATGGGCTGGGATTCGTCCATCGTGAACGTGAACGGCGGCGCCATCGCCATCGGCCATCCGATCGGCGCCTCGGGCGCGCGGGTGCTGAACACGCTGCTATTCGAGATGAAGCGCCGCGACGCCAAGAAGGGCCTGGCGACGCTGTGCATCGGCGGCGGCATGGGCGTCGCCATGTGCCTCGAGCGCTGA
- the lysA gene encoding diaminopimelate decarboxylase — protein MDHFQYKHGELHAEDVALSCIAQHVGTPVYVYSAATLTRHFGLFRQALAWTDHLVCFAVKSNSNLAVLKLLGDLGAGMDVVSGGEYLRAKAAGVPGDRIVFSGVGKTIPEMRMAIEGGIRQFNLESEPEMRALSALCAGMGVEVPVAVRVNPDVDAKTHEKIATGRSDNKFGIPISRAIEVYAEAAALPGLRVVGVDVHIGSQLTDLDPFRAAYAKVADLTRALRAEGHAITRLDLGGGLGIPYRRDNSAPPLPLDYGQVIRETVGDLGCEIEIEPGRNIVGNAGVLLSQVIYVKRGEDRDFLILNAAMNDLLRPAMYGAHHDIVPLIEPAVGAGVQPYDVVGPVCESGDTFRKGAELPGMAAGQLVAFRSAGAYGAVMASEYNSRPLVPEVLVQGDHFAVIRARPTYEDMLGRDSIPAWL, from the coding sequence ATGGATCATTTCCAGTACAAGCACGGCGAGCTGCATGCCGAGGACGTGGCCCTGTCCTGCATCGCCCAGCATGTCGGAACGCCGGTCTATGTCTATTCAGCGGCGACCCTGACGCGGCATTTCGGCCTGTTCCGGCAGGCCCTGGCCTGGACCGACCATCTGGTCTGCTTTGCGGTCAAGTCGAACAGCAACCTGGCCGTGCTGAAGCTGCTGGGCGATCTGGGCGCGGGGATGGATGTCGTCTCGGGCGGGGAATACCTGCGCGCGAAGGCGGCGGGCGTGCCGGGCGACCGGATCGTCTTTTCCGGCGTCGGCAAGACCATCCCCGAGATGCGCATGGCGATCGAGGGCGGCATCCGCCAGTTCAACCTGGAATCCGAGCCCGAAATGCGGGCCCTGTCGGCGCTCTGCGCCGGCATGGGGGTCGAGGTTCCGGTGGCCGTCCGCGTGAACCCCGACGTGGATGCCAAGACGCACGAGAAGATCGCCACCGGCCGGTCCGACAACAAGTTCGGCATCCCGATCTCGCGCGCGATCGAGGTCTATGCCGAGGCGGCGGCGCTGCCGGGGCTGCGGGTCGTGGGCGTGGACGTGCATATCGGCAGCCAGCTGACCGACCTGGACCCGTTCCGCGCAGCATATGCCAAGGTGGCGGACCTGACCCGCGCGTTGCGGGCCGAGGGACATGCGATCACCCGGCTGGACCTGGGCGGGGGCTTGGGCATCCCCTATCGCCGCGACAACTCGGCGCCGCCGCTGCCGCTGGATTACGGGCAGGTCATCCGCGAGACGGTGGGCGATCTGGGCTGCGAGATCGAGATCGAGCCGGGCCGCAACATCGTCGGCAATGCGGGCGTGCTGCTGTCGCAGGTCATCTATGTCAAGCGCGGAGAGGATCGCGATTTCCTGATCCTGAACGCGGCGATGAACGACCTGCTGCGCCCGGCCATGTACGGGGCGCATCACGACATCGTCCCGCTGATCGAGCCTGCGGTGGGCGCCGGGGTGCAGCCCTATGACGTGGTGGGCCCGGTCTGCGAATCGGGCGACACCTTCCGCAAGGGCGCCGAGCTGCCCGGAATGGCGGCAGGGCAGCTGGTGGCCTTTCGCTCGGCCGGGGCCTATGGGGCGGTGATGGCGTCGGAATACAACTCGCGGCCCCTGGTGCCCGAGGTTCTGGTGCAGGGCGATCACTTCGCCGTCATCCGGGCACGGCCGACATATGAGGACATGCTGGGGCGCGATAGCATCCCCGCATGGCTTTGA
- a CDS encoding EAL domain-containing protein: MARLQDDPIPMRPFVSDMTTDNSSPLDDAIRRQNRLTLSAVAAAVEKRSATLAFQPIVQADQPGRAAFYEGLIRIIDATGRLVPLRDFMPQAEVTELGRKIDCLSLSLGLQTLAEDPSLRLSINMSARSILYPDWIGALRRGITEDPTVGERLILEITESSAMGMPNEVQGFMAEVQGHGISLALDDFGAGYTSFRYLRDFCFDMIKIDGQFIREIATKPDNQVLTRALQSIAHHFDMFTVAEAVETADEAAFLIDIGIDCLQGYYFGAPTIAPPWRRPPSLATR; encoded by the coding sequence ATGGCCAGACTGCAAGACGACCCGATCCCCATGAGGCCCTTCGTGAGCGACATGACCACAGACAACAGCTCGCCCCTGGACGATGCGATCCGCCGGCAGAACCGCCTGACCCTGTCGGCAGTCGCGGCGGCGGTGGAAAAGCGCAGCGCCACACTGGCCTTCCAGCCCATCGTGCAGGCCGACCAGCCGGGCCGCGCCGCCTTCTACGAGGGGCTGATCCGCATCATCGACGCCACCGGCCGGCTGGTGCCCCTGCGCGATTTCATGCCCCAGGCCGAGGTCACGGAACTGGGCCGCAAGATCGACTGCCTGTCGCTGTCGCTCGGCCTGCAGACGCTGGCCGAGGATCCCAGCCTGCGCCTGTCGATCAACATGTCGGCGCGCTCGATCCTCTATCCCGACTGGATCGGCGCCCTGCGGCGCGGCATCACCGAGGATCCGACGGTGGGCGAGCGGCTGATCCTCGAGATCACAGAAAGCTCGGCCATGGGCATGCCCAACGAGGTGCAGGGCTTCATGGCGGAGGTGCAGGGCCACGGCATCAGCCTGGCGCTGGACGATTTCGGGGCGGGCTATACCTCGTTTCGCTACCTGCGGGACTTCTGCTTCGACATGATCAAGATCGACGGGCAGTTCATCCGGGAGATCGCCACCAAGCCCGACAACCAGGTCCTGACCCGGGCGCTGCAATCCATCGCGCATCATTTCGACATGTTCACCGTGGCCGAGGCGGTCGAGACGGCGGACGAGGCCGCCTTCCTGATCGACATCGGCATCGACTGCCTGCAGGGCTATTACTTCGGCGCCCCGACCATCGCCCCGCCCTGGCGCCGCCCCCCCTCCCTGGCCACCCGCTGA
- a CDS encoding DNA-3-methyladenine glycosylase I, which translates to MTDRCPWCGTDPVYVAYHDREWGVPEHDPRALWEKLVLDGFQAGLSWITILRKRDAFRTEFDGFDPARVALWDEARVARALQNPGIVRHRGKIEATVRGARLFGRIEAENGFAPWLWSFVGGAPIQNAWPDMAAVPTETAESRAMSKALKARGFGFCGPVIIYAFMQATGMVNDHLATCPRHAEVRALSAA; encoded by the coding sequence ATGACTGACAGATGCCCGTGGTGCGGGACCGATCCGGTCTATGTCGCCTATCACGACCGCGAATGGGGCGTGCCCGAACACGACCCGCGCGCTTTGTGGGAAAAGCTGGTGCTGGACGGGTTCCAGGCGGGCCTGTCCTGGATCACCATCCTGAGAAAGCGCGACGCCTTCCGCACCGAGTTCGACGGCTTCGACCCCGCCCGCGTGGCGCTGTGGGACGAGGCCCGCGTGGCCCGCGCGCTGCAGAACCCCGGCATCGTGCGCCATCGCGGCAAGATCGAGGCGACGGTGCGCGGCGCCCGGCTGTTCGGCCGGATCGAGGCGGAGAACGGCTTTGCCCCTTGGCTGTGGTCCTTTGTCGGCGGGGCGCCGATCCAAAACGCCTGGCCCGACATGGCGGCGGTGCCGACCGAGACCGCCGAGTCGCGCGCCATGTCCAAGGCCCTCAAGGCGCGGGGCTTCGGCTTTTGCGGCCCCGTCATCATCTATGCCTTCATGCAGGCCACCGGCATGGTCAACGACCATCTGGCGACCTGCCCCCGGCATGCCGAGGTCAGGGCGCTGTCAGCTGCGTGA
- a CDS encoding zinc-ribbon domain-containing protein gives MADIELICPGCGADYALPAGAIPPAGREVECSRCGHVWQATPPAPEGPLDLGSYTRPKGAARVAPATRRPGGGPTPLPAGNEDADDRPADIPLPPASKRLSPDLLDLLRDEVDREKRLRDAEAKGVEVRDRTAGDTETRADTGPAVPPNAPDQDENGISHAAGPGDEIDWPATTVTLPAGSSRSMTPMAQPPVLLTPAPDPMPAPAPAPVLLTPKPRPEPSPAREPMPVPRAEPSPRPAPAVPRPGLSPAALAANLRADGSAPDRAPQAPRGPAEAAPERRPAAYRIGLGLAALLVAAIIAVYLLAPVVQPQDGAVAQTLSAWRSDLDLARLWLDGLLRRLIP, from the coding sequence ATGGCTGACATCGAGTTGATCTGTCCAGGCTGCGGGGCCGATTACGCCCTGCCCGCCGGGGCCATTCCGCCTGCCGGGCGCGAGGTCGAGTGCAGCCGCTGCGGCCATGTCTGGCAGGCCACGCCCCCCGCGCCCGAGGGGCCGCTGGACCTGGGCAGCTACACCCGCCCCAAGGGGGCCGCGCGCGTGGCCCCCGCCACCCGCCGCCCGGGCGGTGGCCCGACGCCCCTGCCCGCCGGGAACGAGGACGCGGACGACCGCCCCGCCGACATCCCCCTGCCCCCGGCCAGCAAGCGGCTGTCGCCCGACCTGCTGGACCTGCTGAGGGACGAGGTCGACCGCGAGAAGCGGCTGCGGGATGCCGAGGCGAAGGGGGTGGAAGTACGGGACAGGACGGCAGGGGACACTGAAACCCGCGCCGACACCGGACCGGCCGTCCCTCCGAACGCCCCGGATCAGGACGAGAACGGCATCTCGCATGCTGCCGGACCCGGGGACGAGATCGACTGGCCCGCCACCACCGTCACCCTGCCCGCCGGCAGTTCGCGGTCGATGACGCCCATGGCGCAGCCCCCGGTTCTGCTGACCCCCGCGCCCGACCCGATGCCCGCCCCCGCACCGGCCCCGGTCCTGCTGACGCCGAAGCCCCGACCCGAGCCTTCGCCCGCGCGCGAACCCATGCCGGTCCCCCGCGCCGAGCCGTCGCCCAGACCGGCCCCCGCCGTTCCCCGTCCCGGCCTGTCGCCCGCCGCCCTGGCCGCGAACCTGCGCGCGGATGGCTCGGCCCCCGACCGGGCGCCGCAAGCCCCCCGCGGCCCCGCGGAGGCGGCACCCGAGCGCCGCCCCGCCGCCTATCGCATTGGCCTGGGCCTCGCGGCGCTGCTGGTCGCGGCGATCATCGCGGTCTATCTGCTGGCGCCCGTCGTGCAGCCGCAGGACGGAGCCGTCGCGCAGACCCTGTCCGCATGGCGGTCCGATCTGGACCTGGCCCGGCTGTGGCTGGACGGGCTGCTGCGGCGGCTGATCCCCTGA
- a CDS encoding TlpA disulfide reductase family protein — MLRSALLYTALVFGANAAFAAEPDWQAARDGGLDKLVVADAPVPVPDTEFTDPKGGTHTLADWQGQVVMLNFWATWCAPCREEMPALDQLQAEMGGDDFQVVTIATGRNAPDRIDDFFDEVGVENLPVLLDPRQQVARAMGVVGLPVTVLIDREGREVARYLGDAEWDSEAAKALVTQLTAP, encoded by the coding sequence ATGCTGCGTTCCGCCCTGCTTTATACGGCCCTTGTTTTCGGTGCAAACGCCGCCTTCGCGGCAGAGCCCGACTGGCAGGCCGCCCGCGACGGGGGGCTGGACAAGCTGGTCGTGGCCGACGCGCCCGTCCCCGTCCCGGACACCGAGTTCACCGACCCCAAAGGCGGCACCCATACCTTGGCCGACTGGCAGGGCCAGGTGGTGATGCTGAACTTCTGGGCGACCTGGTGCGCGCCCTGCCGCGAGGAGATGCCCGCGCTGGACCAGTTGCAGGCCGAGATGGGCGGCGATGATTTCCAGGTGGTGACCATCGCCACGGGCCGCAACGCCCCCGACCGGATCGACGACTTCTTCGACGAGGTGGGCGTCGAAAACCTGCCCGTGCTTCTGGACCCGCGCCAGCAGGTCGCCCGCGCGATGGGCGTGGTGGGCCTGCCTGTCACCGTGCTGATCGACCGCGAGGGGCGCGAGGTCGCCCGCTATCTGGGCGACGCGGAATGGGATTCCGAGGCCGCCAAGGCGCTGGTCACGCAGCTGACAGCGCCCTGA
- a CDS encoding cell division ATP-binding protein FtsE produces the protein MIEMREVGFGYHKPDGHKPGGQGQDAEGRTELLSGMTLTLQPGMFHFLTGPSGSGKTTLLRLCYADLLPTAGQMTAFGQDLRALSRDQISDLRRRVGVVHQEPQFLDHLPLAENVALPLTVAGEEVDMEALRDLLGWVGLSQHARALPPSLSGGERQRAALARAVILSPDLVLADEPTGNLDWDMSMRLMQLLIELNKSGKTVLVATHDLNLIRATKAQVTARVLRISGGNLQLAGADL, from the coding sequence GTGATCGAGATGCGGGAGGTCGGCTTCGGCTATCACAAGCCGGACGGGCACAAGCCGGGCGGACAGGGGCAGGACGCCGAGGGCCGGACCGAGCTGCTGTCGGGCATGACGCTGACCCTGCAGCCGGGCATGTTCCATTTCCTCACCGGGCCCTCGGGCTCGGGCAAGACCACGCTGCTGCGGCTGTGCTATGCCGACCTGCTGCCGACCGCCGGGCAGATGACCGCCTTCGGCCAGGACCTGCGCGCCCTGTCGCGCGACCAGATCTCGGACCTGCGCCGCCGCGTGGGCGTCGTTCATCAGGAGCCGCAGTTCCTGGACCACCTGCCCTTGGCCGAGAACGTGGCCCTGCCGCTGACCGTCGCCGGGGAAGAGGTCGACATGGAGGCGCTGCGCGATCTTCTGGGCTGGGTGGGCCTGTCCCAGCACGCCCGCGCCCTGCCGCCGTCGCTGTCGGGGGGCGAGCGTCAGCGGGCCGCGCTGGCCCGGGCGGTGATCCTGTCGCCCGATCTGGTGCTGGCGGACGAGCCCACGGGCAATCTGGACTGGGACATGTCGATGCGGCTGATGCAGCTGCTGATCGAGCTGAACAAGTCGGGCAAGACCGTGCTGGTCGCAACCCATGACCTGAACCTGATCCGCGCCACCAAGGCGCAGGTGACGGCGCGGGTGCTGCGGATCTCGGGCGGCAACCTGCAACTGGCGGGGGCGGATCTGTGA
- a CDS encoding argininosuccinate lyase — MIRLSLVALLAPVVMLSACGVDGAPQRPVEKPLQQQMGVTLSGDARIGVSARL; from the coding sequence ATGATCCGTCTGTCCCTCGTGGCCCTTCTGGCGCCGGTCGTGATGCTGTCGGCCTGCGGCGTCGACGGCGCGCCCCAACGCCCGGTGGAAAAGCCCCTGCAGCAGCAGATGGGCGTCACCCTCAGCGGAGACGCGCGGATCGGCGTGTCGGCCCGGCTGTAG
- a CDS encoding DUF4175 domain-containing protein, translating into MKKTGPVARALRLTRWGMAWERGARAFWPLVTLLAVGFAALALGAVAGLPDAVLLWVAGAWLLAVVAFAGLGGWRYRRVRQAEALARLDRTLPGRPLSALADRAAIGGEGALWQAHLAQMQAAALAARAVRPDADLARRDPYALRLAGMVALVMALVFGGAAQTGQGLRAIAATMTAPAPGEAVPTGPAWEGWAEPPAYTRRPTIYLNALAGEAGTLPVALELPKGSTVSFRLYDGGAAPEQDIGPAGEDAAGASAFRAEQSGTIRIADRQFDVTVLPDAPPVIRAGAAPVRRADGRMLQDFEAGDDHGVVQGQAVIALDLGAVDRRFGLAIQPEPREPVALDLPLPRGDRREVRGQLAEDLSRHPWANLSVTVTLRAEDGIAQVGQSDPMPVALPGRRFFNPFAAALIEMRRDLLWSRDNARRSAEILRAVTWQPEGFVAADLYAELRGAVGLLEGDGFTPEARDRLAEALWEAAVQLEDGGLADALQQMREAQQKLSEAIRNGASPDEIQRLMDELRDATDAYTDMLAQQSQPGDQADSPDRGDEPGQQITGDQIQEMMDEIQRLMNEGRMAEAEALLEQFNRMMENLQVRQGQQGEGQENGQGNQPMNRLADTLREQQRLSDEAFRDMQRQFGQGQGQPGAEGEGEGEGEGGESLADRQRGLREDLGQQQGLMPGQGSPEGDAARRQLDEAGRAMDEAEQALRDGDPGTALQRQADAIQSMREGMRALGDMLAQQGQEGQQGQDGQEGQDGQQPGAQPGQSAQGGQGQMPRDGRPMLDPLGRESAGGGNAITNGDPLAEGVDPARRARDLLDEIRRRSGQPDRPQDERDYLGRLLDRF; encoded by the coding sequence ATGAAGAAGACGGGGCCGGTGGCCCGGGCGCTGCGCCTGACCCGGTGGGGCATGGCGTGGGAGCGCGGGGCGCGGGCCTTCTGGCCGCTGGTCACGCTTCTGGCGGTGGGCTTCGCGGCGTTGGCGCTTGGGGCGGTGGCCGGGTTGCCGGATGCGGTGCTGCTTTGGGTGGCCGGGGCGTGGTTGCTGGCGGTGGTCGCTTTCGCGGGTCTGGGCGGCTGGCGCTATCGCCGGGTGCGGCAGGCCGAGGCTTTGGCGCGGCTGGACCGGACCCTGCCGGGGCGGCCCCTGAGCGCGCTGGCCGACCGGGCCGCGATCGGCGGCGAGGGTGCGCTGTGGCAGGCGCATCTGGCGCAGATGCAGGCGGCGGCCCTGGCGGCGCGGGCGGTGCGGCCCGATGCGGATCTGGCGCGGCGCGATCCCTATGCGCTGCGGCTGGCGGGCATGGTCGCGCTGGTGATGGCGCTGGTCTTCGGGGGCGCGGCGCAGACCGGCCAGGGCCTGCGGGCCATCGCCGCGACGATGACCGCGCCCGCGCCCGGCGAGGCCGTGCCCACCGGCCCGGCCTGGGAGGGATGGGCCGAGCCGCCCGCCTATACGCGGCGCCCGACGATCTATCTGAATGCGCTGGCGGGCGAGGCGGGGACCCTGCCCGTGGCGCTGGAACTGCCCAAGGGCAGCACGGTCAGCTTTCGCCTCTATGACGGAGGTGCGGCGCCCGAGCAGGACATCGGTCCGGCGGGCGAGGACGCGGCCGGGGCCTCGGCCTTCCGTGCCGAGCAGTCGGGCACCATCCGCATCGCGGACCGGCAGTTCGACGTGACGGTGCTGCCGGATGCGCCTCCGGTCATCCGGGCGGGGGCCGCGCCGGTGCGGCGGGCTGACGGTCGGATGCTGCAGGATTTCGAGGCGGGCGACGATCATGGCGTCGTGCAGGGGCAGGCAGTGATCGCGCTGGACCTGGGCGCCGTCGACCGCCGCTTCGGCCTGGCGATCCAGCCCGAGCCGCGCGAGCCGGTGGCGCTGGACCTGCCCTTGCCGCGCGGCGACCGGCGCGAGGTCCGGGGCCAGCTGGCCGAGGATCTGTCGCGCCACCCCTGGGCCAACCTGTCGGTGACGGTGACCCTGCGCGCAGAGGACGGCATCGCGCAGGTCGGCCAGTCCGACCCGATGCCCGTCGCCCTGCCGGGGCGGCGCTTCTTCAATCCCTTCGCGGCGGCGCTGATCGAGATGCGGCGCGATCTGCTGTGGTCGCGCGACAATGCCCGCCGCAGCGCCGAGATCCTGCGCGCCGTCACCTGGCAGCCCGAGGGCTTTGTGGCCGCCGACCTTTATGCCGAGCTGCGCGGGGCCGTGGGGCTGCTGGAGGGCGACGGCTTCACCCCCGAGGCCCGCGACCGGCTGGCCGAGGCCCTGTGGGAGGCCGCCGTTCAGCTGGAGGATGGCGGTCTGGCCGATGCGCTGCAGCAGATGCGCGAGGCGCAGCAGAAGCTGTCCGAGGCGATCCGCAACGGCGCCAGCCCCGACGAGATCCAGCGCCTGATGGACGAGCTGCGCGATGCGACCGATGCCTATACCGACATGCTGGCCCAGCAGAGCCAGCCCGGGGATCAGGCGGACAGTCCCGACCGGGGCGACGAGCCCGGCCAGCAGATCACCGGCGATCAGATTCAGGAGATGATGGACGAGATCCAGCGCCTGATGAACGAGGGCCGCATGGCCGAGGCCGAGGCCCTGCTGGAGCAGTTCAACCGCATGATGGAGAACCTGCAGGTCCGCCAGGGCCAGCAGGGCGAAGGCCAGGAGAACGGGCAGGGCAACCAGCCCATGAACCGCCTGGCCGACACGCTGCGCGAGCAGCAGCGCCTGTCCGACGAGGCCTTCCGCGACATGCAGCGGCAGTTCGGCCAGGGCCAGGGCCAGCCCGGCGCCGAGGGCGAGGGGGAGGGCGAGGGCGAAGGCGGCGAAAGCCTGGCCGACCGCCAGCGCGGCCTGCGCGAGGATCTGGGCCAGCAGCAGGGGCTGATGCCCGGGCAGGGATCGCCGGAAGGGGATGCGGCGCGGCGGCAGCTGGACGAGGCGGGCCGGGCGATGGACGAGGCCGAGCAGGCCCTGCGCGACGGCGATCCCGGCACGGCACTGCAGCGGCAGGCCGATGCCATCCAGTCCATGCGCGAGGGCATGCGCGCCTTGGGTGACATGCTGGCGCAGCAGGGGCAGGAGGGTCAGCAGGGCCAGGACGGGCAGGAGGGCCAGGACGGCCAGCAGCCCGGCGCCCAGCCCGGCCAGTCGGCGCAGGGCGGTCAGGGGCAGATGCCGCGCGACGGGCGCCCGATGCTGGACCCCCTGGGGCGCGAAAGTGCGGGCGGCGGCAATGCGATCACCAATGGCGATCCTCTGGCCGAAGGCGTGGACCCGGCGCGGCGCGCGCGCGACCTGCTGGACGAGATTCGCCGCCGCAGCGGCCAGCCCGACCGCCCGCAGGACGAGCGCGATTACCTGGGCCGGTTGCTGGACCGGTTCTAG
- the argH gene encoding argininosuccinate lyase, whose translation MTDRPKTSANSMWGGRFAAGPDAIMEAINASIGFDRRLYAQDIRGSRAHAAMLAATGIISDSDAEAIGKGLLTVLSEIEAGDFPFQTALEDIHMNVEARLKEVIGEPAGRLHTGRSRNDQVATDFRLWVRDQCDAAIEGLRALIRATVTQAEAGADWVMPGFTHLQTAQPVTWGHHMMAYVEMFGRDLSRFQDARARMNESPLGAAALAGTGYPIDRDMTAQALGFDRPMANSLDAVSDRDFALEFLSASAICAVHLSRLAEELVIWSSAQFRFVSMSDKWSTGSSIMPQKRNPDAAELIRAKIGRILGATVALFTVMKGLPLAYSKDMQEDKEQTFDAADTLMLALAAMTGMLSDLTANRDRLEAAAGIGFSTATDLADWLVRELGLPFRDAHHVTGSLVAMAEGRGVDLPDLTLEDMQSVHGQIRQDVFNVLGVHKSVASRQSYGGTAPDQVRAQIGRWKEKLA comes from the coding sequence ATGACCGACCGGCCCAAGACCTCTGCCAACAGCATGTGGGGCGGGCGCTTTGCCGCCGGGCCGGATGCGATCATGGAGGCGATCAACGCCTCGATCGGGTTCGACCGGCGGCTCTACGCCCAGGATATCCGGGGCAGCCGAGCCCATGCGGCCATGCTGGCCGCCACAGGCATCATCAGCGATAGCGATGCCGAGGCGATCGGGAAAGGCCTGCTCACCGTCTTGTCAGAAATCGAGGCCGGCGATTTCCCCTTCCAGACCGCGCTGGAGGACATCCACATGAACGTGGAGGCCCGCCTGAAGGAGGTCATCGGCGAGCCCGCGGGCCGCCTGCACACGGGCCGGTCCCGGAATGACCAGGTGGCGACCGATTTTCGGCTGTGGGTGCGCGACCAGTGCGACGCCGCCATCGAGGGGCTGCGCGCCCTGATCCGCGCCACCGTGACGCAGGCCGAGGCGGGGGCCGATTGGGTCATGCCGGGCTTCACCCATCTGCAGACCGCGCAGCCGGTGACCTGGGGCCATCACATGATGGCCTATGTCGAGATGTTCGGCCGCGATCTGTCGCGGTTCCAGGACGCCCGCGCCCGGATGAACGAATCGCCCCTTGGCGCGGCGGCGCTGGCGGGGACCGGCTATCCCATCGACCGGGACATGACGGCGCAGGCGCTTGGCTTCGACCGGCCCATGGCCAACAGCCTGGACGCCGTCAGCGACCGCGATTTCGCGCTGGAGTTCCTGTCGGCTTCGGCCATCTGCGCGGTGCACCTGTCGCGGCTGGCGGAAGAGCTGGTGATCTGGTCCTCGGCCCAGTTCCGCTTCGTGTCGATGTCGGACAAGTGGTCGACCGGCTCCTCGATCATGCCGCAGAAGCGCAACCCCGATGCGGCCGAGCTGATCCGCGCCAAGATCGGGCGGATCCTGGGCGCGACGGTGGCGCTGTTCACGGTGATGAAGGGCCTGCCCCTGGCCTATTCCAAGGACATGCAGGAGGACAAGGAACAGACCTTCGACGCCGCCGACACGCTGATGCTGGCCTTGGCGGCGATGACGGGGATGCTGTCCGACCTGACCGCCAACCGCGACCGGCTGGAGGCGGCGGCGGGGATCGGTTTTTCCACCGCGACCGATCTGGCCGACTGGCTGGTGCGCGAACTGGGCCTGCCCTTCCGCGACGCCCATCACGTCACCGGATCGCTGGTCGCCATGGCCGAGGGGCGGGGCGTCGATCTGCCCGACCTGACGCTGGAGGACATGCAATCGGTGCATGGCCAGATCCGGCAGGATGTGTTCAACGTGCTGGGCGTGCACAAGTCCGTCGCCTCGCGCCAAAGCTATGGCGGCACCGCGCCGGATCAGGTCCGCGCGCAGATCGGCCGCTGGAAGGAGAAACTGGCATGA